The region CGAGCGCCTGCAGGCCGGCGCGCACGCGGGCGATGGTGCCGTGGTGGTCGCTGCCCTGGATATTGATCGCCTGCACGAAGCCGCGCTGCCACTTGACCAGGTGATACGCCACGTCCGGCACGAAATAGGTGTAGGTGCCGTCGGTCTTGCGCATCACGCGGTCCTTGTCGTCCGCATAGTCGGTGGTGCGCAGCCACAGCGCGCCGTCCTGTTCATAGGTGTGGCCGGCCTTGACCAGCGTTTCCACGGCGCTGTTGACCTTGCCGTCCTTGTACAGCGACGATTCCAGGTAGTAATTGTCGAACTTCACGCCGAAGGCCTGCAGGTCGATGTCCTGCTCGTTGCGCAAATAGGTGACGGCGAACGGGCGGATCGAATCGATGTCCTCGACATTGCCATTGGCGGTGGCGGGCTGGCCATCGCTGGCCGAGACGGTCTTGCCGGCCTTGAAGTCGTCGGCGATTTCGCTGATGTAGTCGCCGTTGTAGGCCGACTCCGGCCACTCGGCGTCACCGGGCTTGTAGCCGCGCGCGCGCGCCTGTACCGAATTGGCCAGGGTCTGGATCTGCACGCCGGCGTCGTTGTAGTAGAACTCGCGCGTCACTTTGTAGCCTTGCGCATCGAACAGGGAGGACAGCGCGTCGCCCAGCGCGGCCTGGCGGCCGTGGCCCACGTGCAGCGGACCGGTCGGATTGGCCGAGACGAATTCCAGGATCACCTGCTTGCCGGCGCCGGCCGTGCTGCGGCCGTATTGCCCGCCTTCGGCCAGGATGGTATTGACGACCGCCTGCTTGGCGGCGTTCGACACGCGCACGTTGATAAAGCCGGGACCAGCGATCTCGACGGCCTCGATCAGGCCCTTGCCGGCCGGGTTGGCCAGCACGGCCGTGACGATGGTTTGCGCCAGCTCGCGCGGGTTTTGTTTCAGCTGCTTGGCCAGTTGCATGGCGATATTGCAGGCGACGTCGCCATGCGATGCGTCGCGTGGTCGCTCCAGCACCACGGCAGGCGCAAGCGAAGTGCCGGCCAGGACGGGAGCGAGGGCGGCCTGGAACAGGGCGATGATTTCTTGTTTCTGTTGGGCGAGCATGAGCAGGATGGCGGCGGAACCGCGTTAAGATTGAATAGAATG is a window of Janthinobacterium sp. J1-1 DNA encoding:
- the argS gene encoding arginine--tRNA ligase, which produces MLAQQKQEIIALFQAALAPVLAGTSLAPAVVLERPRDASHGDVACNIAMQLAKQLKQNPRELAQTIVTAVLANPAGKGLIEAVEIAGPGFINVRVSNAAKQAVVNTILAEGGQYGRSTAGAGKQVILEFVSANPTGPLHVGHGRQAALGDALSSLFDAQGYKVTREFYYNDAGVQIQTLANSVQARARGYKPGDAEWPESAYNGDYISEIADDFKAGKTVSASDGQPATANGNVEDIDSIRPFAVTYLRNEQDIDLQAFGVKFDNYYLESSLYKDGKVNSAVETLVKAGHTYEQDGALWLRTTDYADDKDRVMRKTDGTYTYFVPDVAYHLVKWQRGFVQAINIQGSDHHGTIARVRAGLQALDMGIPQGYPDYVLHKMVTVMKDGEEVKISKRAGSYVTVRDLIEWSGGGDIAKGRDAVRFFLISRKADTEFVFDVDVALKTTDENPVYYVQYAHARICRILENWGGDESTIAGADLSCLSAPTEATLLATLAAYPEMLARAQAELGPHQVAFYLRDLAANLHSFYFAEKVLVEDEAVKMARLALVLAARQVLRNGLALIGVSAPNKM